In Herpetosiphon gulosus, the following are encoded in one genomic region:
- a CDS encoding diacylglycerol kinase family protein: MSNEATLKISLIINPASGTSEQGALLLETLAPMSGVTILTTDAAGEGERLARQAVAEGAELVVAAGGDGTINEVVKGLLEAERRVPLGIIPLGTGNDLARTLALPTDPLEAWKLILVGERRKLDVIEIRTPRELHYALNVSAGGFSGQLNEAMSSEVKSAWGPLAYLRGALGVLPDLTSYRTTIQYDDQAPEQVDALNIIIANGRTAAAGVQVAPFANPEDGLLDVVIVHYGSIMQLAGAAARLLVNGNYLNSELVELRRAKKVQVISDPEIWFNADGELITNEPIVFEALPQALEVVVGAEYQAVIEDSGARSQGSGISD, from the coding sequence ATGAGCAATGAGGCCACTTTGAAGATTAGCCTAATTATAAATCCGGCTTCGGGTACGTCTGAGCAAGGTGCTTTGCTACTCGAAACGCTCGCCCCAATGAGCGGCGTGACCATCTTAACGACCGATGCTGCTGGTGAGGGCGAACGTTTGGCGCGGCAAGCAGTCGCTGAGGGGGCAGAATTAGTCGTGGCGGCTGGCGGTGATGGCACGATCAACGAGGTTGTCAAAGGCTTACTCGAAGCCGAACGGCGGGTGCCATTGGGCATCATTCCGCTGGGCACTGGCAACGATTTGGCGCGTACTTTGGCCTTGCCAACCGATCCATTAGAAGCATGGAAATTGATTTTGGTTGGCGAACGGCGCAAGCTTGACGTAATCGAGATTCGCACACCTCGCGAATTGCATTATGCCTTGAATGTATCGGCGGGCGGCTTTAGCGGCCAACTCAACGAAGCCATGTCGAGTGAAGTTAAATCGGCATGGGGGCCGTTGGCTTATTTGCGAGGAGCCTTGGGTGTTTTGCCCGATTTGACTAGCTATCGCACCACGATTCAATACGATGATCAAGCGCCTGAGCAAGTTGATGCGCTGAATATTATTATTGCCAATGGCCGAACCGCTGCGGCTGGGGTGCAAGTTGCTCCATTCGCCAACCCCGAAGATGGCTTGCTCGATGTGGTGATTGTGCATTATGGCTCAATTATGCAATTGGCGGGAGCGGCGGCACGCTTATTGGTCAATGGTAATTATCTGAATAGCGAGTTGGTTGAGTTGCGGCGGGCCAAAAAAGTGCAAGTTATCTCCGATCCCGAAATTTGGTTCAACGCCGATGGCGAATTAATTACCAACGAGCCGATTGTATTCGAGGCACTGCCGCAAGCCTTGGAAGTGGTGGTGGGTGCTGAGTATCAAGCAGTAATTGAGGATTCAGGGGCGAGGAGTCAGGGGTCAGGGATTAGCGATTAG
- the rplK gene encoding 50S ribosomal protein L11, with product MAKKVTAVVKLQLPAGKATPAPPVGPALGATGINIMAFCKDYNEKTSAQVGTIIPVEITVYSDRSFTYILKTPPAADLLRKAAGIQRGSGKTGTQGAGSITRAQLRQLAETKMPDLNANDIEAAEKIIAGTARSMGIAIKD from the coding sequence GTGGCAAAGAAAGTAACCGCAGTCGTTAAGTTGCAATTGCCTGCTGGTAAAGCAACGCCTGCACCACCCGTTGGTCCTGCACTTGGTGCAACTGGTATCAACATTATGGCGTTTTGTAAAGACTACAACGAAAAAACGTCAGCTCAAGTTGGTACGATTATTCCAGTTGAAATTACGGTTTATTCAGACCGCTCTTTCACCTACATTCTCAAAACCCCACCTGCTGCCGACTTGTTGCGCAAGGCTGCTGGTATTCAGCGTGGTAGCGGCAAAACTGGTACCCAAGGTGCTGGCTCAATCACCCGCGCTCAATTACGCCAATTGGCTGAAACCAAAATGCCTGATTTGAACGCTAACGATATCGAAGCCGCCGAAAAAATTATTGCTGGTACCGCCCGCTCAATGGGTATCGCGATCAAAGACTAA
- a CDS encoding LysR substrate-binding domain-containing protein translates to MELSQLRYFEAVTRLGSVTKAAHEQHIAQPSLSKALRALEQELGVGLFNRVGRGVELSDAGKLLLPYARRILAELQAARHALQSRADLTVGHVSLGVTPTVGTRLIPQALAAFNRRYRGIQLELHEAGASELVELLNAGVVDLAIVSALVHGVESTTLLSEPLVVAVGLQHRFAQRQSIAANELRDEGFILFPQGYELRNYTLQLCEQAGFAPRIVLDGGEMDTVVSLVAAGLGVAVVPQLAIDQRIGLHALMIDTGGLQRTLRLIRHSQRQPSPAAAALHRVLHEWVSQHYPNASAN, encoded by the coding sequence ATGGAATTAAGTCAATTACGCTATTTTGAGGCCGTGACCCGCTTGGGCAGTGTAACGAAGGCTGCCCACGAACAACATATCGCTCAACCATCGTTGAGCAAAGCCCTGCGAGCACTTGAGCAAGAATTAGGGGTGGGTTTGTTTAATCGGGTTGGCCGAGGCGTTGAATTAAGCGATGCTGGCAAATTACTATTGCCCTATGCGCGGCGAATCTTGGCCGAACTTCAAGCAGCTCGCCATGCCTTACAATCTCGCGCTGATCTGACGGTGGGCCATGTCTCGTTGGGCGTTACGCCAACCGTTGGTACGCGGCTAATTCCCCAAGCCTTGGCCGCTTTTAATCGACGCTATCGCGGGATTCAGCTCGAATTGCATGAGGCCGGAGCCAGCGAGTTGGTTGAATTGCTCAATGCTGGAGTGGTCGATTTGGCAATTGTTTCGGCCTTGGTGCATGGTGTCGAATCAACGACTTTGCTAAGCGAGCCGCTGGTGGTGGCGGTTGGTTTGCAACATCGTTTTGCCCAACGCCAGAGCATCGCCGCCAACGAGCTACGTGATGAGGGCTTTATTTTGTTCCCGCAGGGCTACGAACTGCGCAATTATACCTTGCAACTTTGTGAGCAAGCTGGCTTTGCCCCGCGCATTGTGCTCGATGGTGGCGAGATGGATACGGTGGTGAGTTTGGTTGCCGCAGGCTTGGGTGTGGCGGTTGTGCCTCAATTAGCCATCGATCAACGCATAGGTTTGCATGCCTTGATGATCGACACTGGCGGATTGCAACGCACCTTGCGGCTCATCCGCCATAGCCAACGCCAACCCTCGCCTGCTGCCGCCGCCTTACATCGGGTGCTGCACGAATGGGTCAGCCAACATTATCCTAACGCTTCAGCAAATTGA
- a CDS encoding FAD-binding protein, whose product MRQRYTTDVLVIGTGGAGLRAAIELHDQGLKVLLVGKRPKADAHTVLAAGGINAALATVDVDDHWAIHAADTLQEGRMLGDPRMVELLCQQAPKAITELEAWGMPFARTSSGLIDQRYFGAHRYRRTCFVGDYTGLEIIKALIREVEYRQIPILERAYISDLLHTGNRVNGAYGFWLADQHEFAIESKAVILATGGHIHSYQRSSSRRRENTGDGMALGLQVGAYLADMELVQFHPSGMIFPHELAGTLVTEAVRGEGGRLYNRHGERFMQRYDAERMELSTRDRVALANYTEIIEGRGTEHGGVWLDISHMPASLIHERLPRMVEQFQAVGVDITREAMQIAPTAHYSMGGLQVEPFSHATNIAGLYAAGEVTAGVHGANRLGGNSLAEILVFGRIAGQHAAEYVRHHSKQSLHEAQMQAAAERLAWASQQSGAFQRSLIDQLQQVVWHGAGVVRNEQTLEASLDQLNTLRFQSQQRSVGAADIAATLDLQSMLLTAEATILAALMRPESRGAHQRSDYPATDPLWQRTIVVKPYRDEHDRLRLQLDTQLIPTASEQVQTAFNHQEYSVAGRLVE is encoded by the coding sequence ATGCGGCAGCGTTATACAACTGATGTTTTGGTAATTGGCACAGGTGGGGCAGGCTTACGGGCAGCGATCGAACTGCATGATCAAGGCTTGAAGGTATTGCTGGTGGGCAAGCGACCCAAGGCCGATGCTCATACAGTTTTGGCGGCTGGCGGCATCAACGCAGCACTGGCGACGGTTGATGTTGACGATCATTGGGCGATTCATGCCGCCGACACCTTGCAAGAAGGCCGTATGCTGGGCGACCCGCGCATGGTCGAATTGCTCTGTCAACAAGCACCCAAGGCGATTACAGAACTTGAGGCTTGGGGCATGCCTTTTGCCCGAACTAGTTCCGGTCTGATCGATCAGCGCTATTTTGGGGCACATCGCTATCGCCGCACCTGTTTTGTTGGCGATTACACTGGGCTTGAAATTATCAAAGCCTTAATTCGTGAAGTTGAGTACCGCCAAATTCCGATTCTCGAACGCGCCTATATCAGTGATTTGCTGCACACAGGCAATCGGGTCAATGGTGCATACGGCTTTTGGCTGGCCGATCAACATGAGTTTGCGATCGAAAGCAAAGCCGTGATTCTGGCGACCGGCGGCCATATTCATAGCTATCAGCGTTCCTCGTCGCGGCGGCGCGAAAATACCGGCGATGGTATGGCTTTGGGCTTGCAAGTCGGTGCCTACTTGGCTGATATGGAGTTGGTGCAATTTCATCCATCGGGCATGATCTTCCCACATGAATTAGCTGGAACCTTGGTAACCGAAGCAGTGCGCGGCGAGGGCGGACGACTTTACAACCGCCATGGCGAACGTTTTATGCAGCGCTATGATGCTGAACGCATGGAATTATCGACGCGTGATCGGGTGGCTTTGGCCAATTACACCGAAATTATTGAAGGCCGTGGCACTGAGCATGGCGGGGTTTGGCTCGATATTAGTCATATGCCAGCGAGCTTAATCCACGAACGCTTGCCACGCATGGTTGAGCAATTTCAGGCGGTTGGGGTGGATATTACCCGCGAAGCCATGCAAATTGCCCCAACTGCCCATTATTCGATGGGGGGCTTGCAGGTCGAGCCTTTCAGCCATGCGACCAACATTGCTGGGTTATATGCGGCGGGCGAGGTTACGGCTGGCGTGCACGGGGCTAATCGGCTAGGCGGCAATAGTTTGGCCGAAATTTTGGTATTTGGGCGAATTGCGGGCCAACATGCCGCCGAATATGTGCGTCACCACAGCAAACAAAGCCTGCACGAAGCCCAAATGCAAGCAGCCGCTGAGCGTTTGGCTTGGGCTAGTCAACAATCAGGAGCCTTCCAACGCAGCCTAATCGACCAATTACAACAAGTGGTTTGGCATGGCGCTGGCGTGGTACGCAACGAACAAACCCTCGAAGCCAGCCTTGATCAACTAAATACGCTGCGGTTTCAGTCTCAACAACGCTCAGTTGGTGCTGCTGATATAGCCGCAACTTTAGATTTACAATCGATGTTGTTAACTGCAGAAGCGACAATTTTGGCAGCCTTGATGCGCCCCGAAAGCCGTGGAGCCCATCAACGCAGCGATTATCCCGCGACTGATCCGCTCTGGCAGCGTACGATTGTGGTCAAGCCCTATCGCGATGAACATGATCGACTTCGATTGCAACTGGATACCCAATTAATTCCCACTGCCAGTGAGCAAGTACAGACGGCCTTCAATCATCAAGAATATAGTGTTGCTGGGCGTTTGGTTGAATAA
- the rpoN gene encoding RNA polymerase factor sigma-54, which produces MEFRMGMSPEALAQQAMSTKASPALIALNNMLVLSTHELQQLIQQELEENPALENVDLEPDETCSRCGRPLIEMLCLYCVHEDQRLAEAERGDYTAAGEDDEFDPLMMVATPAQLSEVLLRDLRASLPEQDYFIAEYLVGCLDDQGFLDANTADIAATLTIDEERVIVVLLKLQDIAPVGVGARDVQECLLLQLRRLAEEDVHHPYVERVITEFWNDLAEHRYGAIAQALNAEYDDVVGVREFIREHLRPYPLALSGEGSARTNYIMPDVIIRENEGKLEAEVLMSDRSFLRINPLYQSLVKRGREAEAEMSSEDRDHLSQYVARAQMFLTNIRQRRETIRRISEFLIETQEDFLRQGVRFLRPMTRAEVADGIGVHESTVSRATANKYVQLPNRSVIPFSHFFTASLNVKDVLLELVQNEVRPLTDQELVELLAERGFDVARRTIAKYRNQLNILPSTLR; this is translated from the coding sequence ATGGAATTTCGAATGGGTATGTCGCCGGAGGCGCTAGCACAACAAGCCATGTCAACCAAAGCCTCGCCCGCTTTGATTGCACTTAACAATATGCTGGTGCTTTCAACCCACGAATTGCAACAATTGATCCAACAAGAGCTTGAGGAGAATCCCGCTTTAGAGAATGTTGACCTAGAGCCAGATGAAACTTGCTCGCGTTGTGGCCGCCCCTTGATTGAGATGCTCTGTTTATACTGCGTTCACGAAGATCAGCGCTTGGCCGAGGCTGAACGTGGCGATTATACCGCTGCTGGCGAAGACGATGAATTTGATCCTTTAATGATGGTGGCAACTCCTGCCCAACTCAGTGAGGTGTTGCTACGCGATTTACGCGCTTCGTTGCCTGAGCAAGATTATTTTATCGCTGAATATTTGGTTGGCTGTTTGGATGACCAAGGTTTTCTTGATGCCAATACTGCCGATATTGCTGCAACCCTGACGATCGACGAAGAACGGGTGATTGTAGTGTTGCTCAAATTGCAAGATATTGCCCCAGTTGGAGTTGGGGCGCGTGATGTGCAAGAATGTTTGTTGTTGCAGTTGCGCCGTTTAGCTGAAGAAGATGTACATCATCCCTATGTTGAACGGGTAATCACCGAATTTTGGAATGATTTGGCGGAGCATCGTTATGGGGCAATTGCCCAAGCATTAAACGCCGAATACGATGATGTGGTTGGAGTGCGCGAGTTTATTCGTGAACATTTGCGCCCCTATCCGTTAGCGCTTAGTGGCGAAGGTTCAGCCCGCACCAACTATATTATGCCCGATGTGATTATTCGTGAGAACGAAGGCAAGCTCGAAGCTGAAGTGCTGATGTCGGATCGCAGCTTTTTGCGGATTAATCCGCTATATCAATCGTTAGTCAAACGAGGCCGCGAAGCTGAAGCGGAAATGTCTTCCGAAGATCGCGATCATCTTAGTCAATATGTAGCACGTGCTCAAATGTTCCTGACCAACATTCGCCAACGCCGCGAAACCATCCGCCGGATTAGTGAGTTTTTGATTGAAACCCAAGAAGATTTCTTGCGCCAAGGCGTGCGTTTCCTGCGGCCAATGACTCGTGCCGAGGTTGCTGATGGCATTGGGGTGCACGAATCAACTGTGAGCCGTGCGACCGCCAACAAATATGTCCAATTGCCCAATCGCTCGGTGATTCCGTTCAGCCATTTCTTCACGGCCTCGTTGAATGTCAAGGATGTGCTGTTAGAATTGGTGCAAAATGAAGTGCGTCCGCTCACCGACCAAGAGTTGGTTGAATTGTTGGCTGAACGTGGCTTTGATGTAGCGCGGCGCACGATTGCCAAATATCGTAATCAATTGAATATTTTGCCCTCAACCTTGCGCTAA
- the rplA gene encoding 50S ribosomal protein L1, producing MAKQHGKKYLAAAAKVEADRLYTPEEAAALVKETSFTNFDATVELHVRLGIDPRHADQTVRSTASLPHGTGKNVRVLVFAQGDTENIARNAGAEIVGGDELIQRIEKENFIDFDVAVATPDMMGKVGRLGRILGRRGLMPNPKSGTVVPPGDLPQAIKALQGGRVEFRNDKTGLLHVAIGKISFTPDQIRENLVVLLDAIKAAKPSGSKGVYIKSLTLTSTMGPGIPLDVNVAQATA from the coding sequence ATGGCAAAGCAACACGGTAAAAAATACCTGGCTGCTGCGGCGAAAGTAGAAGCAGATCGCTTGTACACGCCCGAAGAAGCTGCGGCTTTGGTCAAAGAAACCTCGTTCACCAATTTTGATGCAACCGTTGAACTCCACGTGCGCTTGGGTATCGATCCTCGCCATGCCGACCAAACGGTACGGAGCACCGCTTCATTGCCCCACGGCACTGGTAAGAACGTGCGCGTGTTGGTTTTCGCCCAAGGCGATACCGAAAACATCGCTCGCAATGCTGGCGCTGAAATCGTCGGCGGCGATGAGTTGATCCAACGCATCGAAAAAGAAAACTTCATCGATTTCGACGTAGCCGTTGCTACTCCCGACATGATGGGTAAGGTCGGTCGCTTGGGCCGGATTCTCGGTCGCCGTGGCTTGATGCCTAACCCCAAGAGCGGTACGGTTGTGCCTCCTGGCGATTTGCCCCAAGCTATCAAGGCTTTGCAAGGCGGTCGCGTCGAATTCCGCAATGATAAAACTGGTTTGTTGCACGTTGCCATCGGCAAAATCAGCTTCACCCCCGATCAAATCCGCGAAAACTTGGTAGTATTGTTGGATGCGATCAAGGCTGCTAAGCCAAGTGGTTCAAAAGGTGTTTACATCAAGAGCCTTACCCTGACTAGCACCATGGGCCCTGGGATTCCGCTCGATGTGAATGTTGCGCAAGCAACTGCCTAA
- the rpmG gene encoding 50S ribosomal protein L33: MAKKENRIVITLACTECGDRNYTTTKNRKNDTNRLELMKYCPRLRKRTLHRETK; this comes from the coding sequence ATGGCAAAGAAAGAAAACCGCATTGTAATCACCTTGGCTTGTACTGAGTGTGGTGATCGCAATTACACAACGACCAAAAATCGCAAAAACGACACAAATCGTTTAGAATTGATGAAATACTGCCCTCGTTTGCGCAAACGCACGTTGCACCGCGAAACGAAGTAG
- a CDS encoding arginine deiminase family protein yields MPTAIVRPVSPAIQQCELTHLERQPIDFSRAQSQHASYCTTLAANGYQVVELAVAEDLADSVFVEDTALVLPELAIITRPGAESRRPELAAMAGVLQNYRQLVWLSEPATLDGGDVVVLGKTIWIGLSSRSNLAAVEQVQVLTKAFGYRVQGVELGQCLHLKTAVCAVDHNTVLLNPQWVDPQVFAEYQVIDVDPREEFAANVVQLHDGRLLYDQAYPATAERLRQRGYQLILLDNSELTKAEGALTCCSLLIHEAER; encoded by the coding sequence ATGCCAACCGCAATTGTGCGTCCGGTTAGTCCGGCGATTCAACAGTGTGAATTGACCCATCTTGAACGTCAGCCAATTGATTTTAGCCGCGCCCAGAGCCAACATGCCAGCTATTGCACCACGCTAGCAGCGAATGGCTATCAGGTCGTCGAACTGGCCGTAGCCGAAGATTTGGCTGATTCAGTGTTTGTGGAAGATACGGCCTTGGTCTTACCAGAGTTGGCGATCATCACGCGACCTGGCGCTGAATCACGTCGCCCCGAGTTGGCAGCCATGGCTGGCGTATTACAAAACTACCGCCAACTAGTTTGGCTAAGCGAACCAGCAACCCTCGATGGCGGCGATGTGGTGGTTTTAGGCAAAACAATCTGGATTGGGCTTTCGAGCCGCAGCAATCTAGCGGCGGTTGAGCAGGTGCAGGTATTAACCAAGGCTTTTGGCTATCGCGTCCAAGGAGTTGAATTAGGCCAATGCTTGCATCTTAAAACTGCTGTGTGTGCAGTTGATCACAACACTGTACTGCTCAATCCGCAGTGGGTCGATCCGCAGGTATTTGCTGAATATCAGGTGATCGACGTTGACCCACGTGAGGAATTTGCAGCGAATGTGGTGCAGCTACACGATGGGCGTTTACTCTACGATCAGGCCTATCCAGCAACTGCTGAACGTTTACGCCAACGTGGCTATCAATTAATTTTGCTGGATAACAGCGAGTTGACGAAGGCCGAGGGTGCTTTGACCTGTTGCAGCTTGCTGATTCACGAAGCTGAGCGCTAA
- the nusG gene encoding transcription termination/antitermination protein NusG produces the protein MSDNEEEKSITPEGVHWYVIHTYSGYENKVMQNLRHRIESMDMRNQIFRVVVPTEEEIEIKNGQRRTVQKKVFPGYVLVQMAMTDDSWYVVRNTPGVTSFVGMGTKPSPLADEEVRFILKQMEEEAPKVKVNYEIGQTVKITDGPFTDFEGVVDEIDEERGRVRVLVSFFGREAPVELDFLQVIRVIE, from the coding sequence ATGTCTGACAACGAAGAAGAAAAATCCATTACTCCCGAAGGTGTCCATTGGTACGTGATTCATACCTATTCAGGTTATGAAAACAAAGTGATGCAAAATCTACGACATCGGATTGAATCGATGGACATGCGGAATCAAATTTTCCGTGTGGTCGTGCCAACCGAAGAAGAGATTGAAATCAAAAATGGGCAACGTCGGACTGTTCAAAAAAAGGTGTTTCCTGGCTATGTGCTAGTTCAAATGGCCATGACTGACGATTCGTGGTATGTGGTGCGTAATACACCAGGTGTCACCTCGTTTGTGGGCATGGGAACCAAGCCATCACCATTGGCCGATGAAGAAGTACGCTTTATTCTGAAGCAAATGGAAGAAGAAGCACCCAAAGTCAAGGTCAACTACGAAATTGGTCAAACTGTCAAAATTACCGATGGCCCCTTCACCGACTTTGAAGGTGTGGTCGATGAGATTGATGAAGAACGTGGGCGCGTGCGCGTGCTTGTCTCGTTCTTTGGCCGTGAAGCTCCAGTTGAGCTTGATTTCTTACAAGTTATTCGCGTTATAGAATAA
- the secE gene encoding preprotein translocase subunit SecE, with amino-acid sequence MAVATEEKEDYKPNPIAQFFRDAFSEMRKVVWPSREETQRLTLVVIGISLLVGSILAVFDLLFETLVRLIQ; translated from the coding sequence GTGGCCGTGGCAACAGAAGAAAAAGAAGATTACAAACCGAATCCAATCGCCCAATTTTTCCGCGATGCGTTTTCGGAAATGCGTAAGGTCGTTTGGCCAAGCCGCGAGGAAACTCAACGCTTAACGCTGGTCGTTATTGGCATTTCGTTGTTGGTTGGGTCGATTCTAGCAGTCTTCGACTTGCTATTTGAAACGCTGGTGCGGCTGATCCAATAA
- a CDS encoding arylsulfotransferase family protein: protein MRQLFGCICILIVVLSFSFPPRQPAQAAPLVEYRNPAPFSKAVNPTNTIAIRLGPSLSKAAVATLEFQVVGSRSGLHPGEVVLAEDQRTVIFKPTSPFALGETVRVAIKSSDIAELDQQTWSFEVVERLVEQTDQVKRLQAELATDRTNQPQSEQPSGGNQTLRTLPFNLPPLTVTLTISNTPGYIFVSPFRWQSNYTPNRYILMVDNTGTPIYHQGGGPGNFLLDFRKVAENRLTYYDSLTFRYHVLNEHYQEVGRYQAGNGYQIDYHEFLLQPNGHAIFMIYANIPYDLSPYGGEANATLTELVLQELDTVGNVIFQWRSIEHIPVYDTSHSLLGTAPVDYIHGNAIDVDTDGNWLISSRHTDEITKINRQTGAVIWRFGGEGNQFQFLENSPRFFHQHDIRRLENGNLLLFNNWNSLPPAADAFSMAMEYQLDETRKTARLVQSFRTNPDQYGIAMGSAQRLSNGNTGVGWGSTRPLYTEFNPQGEPVFELTTAAPMVSYRAKRFEWEGEPLWPPTLVPESNGNTTTLYYSWNGATKVADYQVYTGATTATLSLQNTTPKTSFETSTLVTNSDHCFAQVRARDSQGTVLGSSPIAFLASDTCTPNRMYLPALTTE from the coding sequence ATGCGACAATTATTTGGATGTATCTGCATCCTGATCGTGGTGCTGAGTTTCAGTTTTCCCCCACGCCAGCCGGCCCAAGCAGCCCCGCTGGTCGAATACCGCAATCCTGCCCCATTTTCTAAGGCGGTCAACCCCACCAATACGATTGCAATTCGTTTAGGGCCAAGCTTGAGCAAAGCTGCGGTTGCAACGCTGGAGTTTCAGGTTGTTGGCTCGCGTAGCGGCTTGCATCCAGGCGAGGTTGTGCTAGCCGAAGATCAACGCACGGTTATTTTTAAGCCAACCAGCCCATTTGCGCTAGGCGAAACCGTGCGGGTAGCGATCAAAAGTAGTGATATTGCTGAACTTGATCAGCAAACTTGGTCGTTTGAAGTAGTTGAACGCTTGGTCGAACAAACCGATCAGGTCAAGCGACTTCAAGCCGAGCTTGCTACCGATCGCACCAATCAACCACAATCGGAGCAGCCAAGTGGAGGCAATCAAACGCTCCGCACGCTGCCATTTAATCTGCCACCATTAACCGTTACTTTAACCATCAGTAACACGCCTGGCTATATTTTTGTTAGCCCATTTCGTTGGCAAAGTAATTACACTCCCAACCGCTATATTCTGATGGTTGATAACACTGGAACGCCGATCTATCATCAAGGCGGTGGGCCAGGCAATTTCTTGCTCGATTTTCGCAAAGTTGCCGAGAATCGGCTGACCTATTACGATAGCCTGACCTTCAGATATCATGTGTTAAACGAACATTACCAAGAAGTTGGGCGCTATCAAGCAGGCAATGGCTACCAAATTGACTACCATGAATTTTTGCTTCAGCCTAATGGGCATGCCATTTTTATGATTTACGCCAATATTCCCTACGATTTAAGCCCCTATGGCGGCGAAGCCAACGCTACACTGACCGAATTAGTGCTGCAAGAGTTGGATACAGTGGGCAATGTGATCTTCCAATGGCGTTCAATCGAGCATATTCCGGTTTATGATACCAGCCATAGCCTACTCGGCACAGCTCCAGTCGATTATATTCATGGCAATGCGATCGACGTTGATACTGATGGCAATTGGTTGATTTCTAGCCGCCATACCGATGAGATCACCAAAATCAATCGTCAAACAGGCGCAGTTATTTGGCGCTTTGGTGGTGAGGGCAATCAATTTCAATTTCTGGAAAATAGCCCACGGTTTTTTCATCAGCACGATATTCGACGTTTGGAAAATGGCAATCTGCTGCTGTTTAATAATTGGAACAGCCTGCCGCCTGCTGCTGATGCCTTCTCAATGGCAATGGAATATCAGCTTGACGAAACCCGTAAAACTGCTCGTTTAGTTCAGAGTTTCCGCACCAATCCCGATCAATATGGGATTGCCATGGGCAGTGCTCAGCGCCTCAGCAATGGTAATACGGGAGTTGGCTGGGGCAGCACCCGCCCGCTGTATACGGAGTTCAATCCACAAGGCGAGCCAGTTTTCGAGTTAACAACGGCTGCGCCAATGGTTAGTTATCGTGCGAAACGCTTCGAATGGGAGGGTGAGCCACTTTGGCCGCCAACCTTAGTGCCCGAAAGCAATGGCAACACCACAACTCTCTACTATAGCTGGAATGGTGCAACCAAGGTCGCCGATTACCAAGTGTACACCGGAGCAACCACTGCAACCTTGAGTTTGCAAAATACCACCCCCAAAACCAGCTTTGAAACCAGCACGCTAGTAACCAACAGCGACCATTGTTTTGCGCAAGTGCGTGCCCGTGATAGCCAAGGCACCGTCTTAGGCTCGTCGCCAATCGCCTTCTTGGCTAGCGACACCTGTACTCCCAACCGCATGTATTTGCCAGCCCTAACCACTGAATAA